One stretch of Corallococcus soli DNA includes these proteins:
- a CDS encoding FecR family protein, producing MRGSTTPLMLTLALLASPAVGLAAEADGPCGGLTFDQGRIGTGHVLEPRGPRTEACLREVADAVKARPAIRSLTVAARLPDAERLDGQGLAVAKAAAEVLVTAGIPRTRVSFVAPQGAPGAPGQLQLAYVERPTQPAVARLRTVSGPVSAGLEESAMRSRVAGDPLHAGELVATGKNGRAELALADGSGVLLSPESAVRLGTLELTAERQRKVLLDLVRGTVETEAAPGGAGSIFEVRTRGAVAGVRGTRFRVVQQEDGTSRVETLEGKVALGVDAASVDVGAGYGSRAKLAQAPEAPRALLAAPVLEQPRGGVYPTVPALVWRAVAGAKVYRVEVADSADFAGDVRVQESATPTLAGAAPGPGKWFWRVLAVDGDGFVGYPSKIFSFDIPG from the coding sequence GTGAGGGGAAGCACCACGCCGCTGATGCTGACCCTGGCGCTGCTCGCGTCGCCCGCCGTGGGCCTCGCCGCGGAGGCGGACGGCCCCTGCGGAGGCCTGACGTTCGACCAGGGGCGGATTGGCACGGGCCACGTCCTGGAGCCCCGGGGCCCCCGGACGGAGGCGTGCCTGCGCGAGGTGGCGGACGCGGTGAAGGCCCGCCCCGCCATCCGGAGCCTCACCGTGGCCGCCAGGCTGCCGGACGCGGAGCGGCTGGATGGCCAGGGGCTCGCCGTGGCGAAGGCGGCCGCGGAGGTGCTGGTGACGGCGGGGATTCCGCGCACGCGGGTGTCCTTCGTGGCGCCCCAGGGCGCGCCCGGTGCACCGGGGCAGTTGCAGCTCGCCTACGTGGAGCGGCCCACCCAGCCGGCGGTGGCGCGGCTGCGCACGGTCAGCGGGCCGGTGTCCGCGGGGCTGGAGGAGTCGGCGATGCGCTCGCGCGTCGCGGGGGATCCGCTGCACGCGGGCGAGCTCGTGGCGACGGGAAAGAACGGCCGGGCGGAGCTGGCCCTGGCGGACGGCAGCGGCGTGCTCCTGTCGCCGGAGAGCGCGGTGCGCCTGGGCACGCTGGAGCTGACGGCCGAGCGCCAGCGCAAGGTGCTGCTGGACCTGGTGCGCGGCACGGTGGAGACGGAGGCGGCGCCCGGCGGCGCGGGCTCCATCTTCGAGGTGCGCACGCGCGGCGCGGTGGCCGGGGTGCGGGGCACGCGCTTCCGCGTCGTGCAGCAGGAGGACGGCACCAGCCGCGTGGAGACGCTGGAGGGCAAGGTGGCCCTGGGCGTGGACGCGGCGTCGGTGGACGTGGGCGCGGGCTACGGATCGCGGGCGAAGCTGGCCCAGGCGCCAGAGGCCCCCCGGGCCCTGCTGGCGGCCCCCGTGCTGGAGCAGCCCCGGGGGGGCGTGTACCCGACGGTGCCCGCGCTCGTCTGGAGGGCGGTGGCCGGGGCGAAGGTGTACCGGGTGGAGGTGGCCGACTCCGCGGACTTCGCTGGCGACGTGAGGGTCCAGGAGTCGGCCACGCCGACGCTGGCGGGGGCGGCGCCGGGCCCGGGCAAGTGGTTCTGGCGGGTGCTGGCGGTGGACGGGGACGGCTTCGTAGGCTACCCCTCCAAGATCTTCAGCTTCGACATCCCTGGATGA
- a CDS encoding OmpA family protein: MLLAVGLTLGTASRADAQPTVSQAIDVQQYRPGPGAHDVLGLNSARVAPHRSWNVGASLNYAHQPLNFYDPREDAFVYHIVERQLSLDLMGAVSLFDRLEVGVVLPVTTTGSEPAGAVAESFANGVGKTGLGDLRVVPKLALLSRGSLNLAVLAPFTLPTAGGSNFLGADGPTFQPRVAGEWATPSLRLLANVGVNLRQTEQLRNLRVGNEFAFGVGAEVPITQALSAQATLAGAVGLKESNTEEIPLEVLGAVKYRFANGFAAHVGAGPGLTRGYGTPAFRILAGLSFTPGGPKSAPPCALGQEDFDGFQDEDGCLDPDDDSDGIPDVKDVCPMDPETVNGYRDDDGCPDSVPEMRPTAEGATPPPALTLPPAPADMDGDGIPDTEDRCATAPEDVDGFEDADGCPDPDNDRDGIPDAADQCPLEAEVINGVKDDDGCPDKGESKVRLESSRIVILDKVYFATGKDVILPRSFGLLQQVASILRTHPELERVRVEGHTDSQGDDAKNLDLSQRRANNVRDWLMKGGVSGTRLEAAGYGETKPVDTNDTPLGRENNRRVEFNIVKTADTAEGVTP; this comes from the coding sequence ATGCTGCTGGCGGTGGGCCTGACGCTGGGCACGGCGTCGCGCGCGGACGCGCAGCCCACAGTGTCGCAGGCCATCGACGTGCAGCAGTACAGGCCGGGTCCGGGTGCCCATGACGTGCTCGGGCTGAACAGCGCCCGCGTCGCACCGCACCGCTCGTGGAACGTGGGCGCGTCGCTCAACTACGCGCACCAGCCGCTCAACTTCTACGACCCGCGTGAGGACGCGTTCGTCTACCACATCGTGGAGCGGCAGCTCTCCCTGGACCTGATGGGCGCGGTGTCCCTCTTCGACCGGCTGGAGGTGGGCGTGGTGCTGCCGGTGACGACCACCGGCTCGGAGCCCGCGGGCGCCGTCGCGGAGTCGTTCGCCAATGGCGTGGGCAAGACGGGCCTGGGCGACCTTCGCGTGGTGCCCAAGCTGGCGCTGCTGTCGCGGGGCTCGCTGAACCTCGCGGTGCTGGCGCCCTTCACCCTGCCCACCGCGGGCGGCTCGAACTTCCTGGGCGCGGACGGGCCCACCTTCCAGCCGCGCGTGGCCGGTGAGTGGGCCACGCCGTCACTGCGGCTGCTCGCCAACGTGGGCGTCAACCTTCGCCAGACGGAGCAGCTTCGCAACCTGCGCGTGGGCAACGAGTTCGCGTTCGGCGTGGGCGCCGAGGTGCCCATCACCCAGGCGCTGTCCGCCCAGGCCACGCTCGCGGGCGCGGTGGGCTTGAAGGAGTCCAACACGGAGGAGATCCCCCTGGAGGTGCTGGGCGCGGTGAAGTACCGCTTCGCCAACGGCTTCGCCGCGCACGTGGGCGCGGGCCCCGGCCTGACGCGGGGCTACGGCACGCCCGCCTTCCGCATCCTCGCGGGTCTGAGCTTCACGCCGGGAGGCCCGAAGTCCGCGCCCCCCTGCGCGCTGGGCCAGGAGGACTTCGACGGCTTCCAGGACGAGGACGGCTGCCTGGATCCCGACGACGACAGCGACGGCATCCCCGACGTGAAGGACGTCTGTCCCATGGATCCGGAGACGGTGAACGGCTACCGCGACGACGACGGCTGCCCGGACTCGGTGCCGGAGATGAGGCCCACGGCGGAGGGCGCCACGCCCCCGCCCGCGCTCACCCTGCCGCCCGCGCCCGCGGACATGGATGGGGATGGCATCCCGGACACGGAGGACCGCTGCGCGACGGCCCCGGAGGACGTGGACGGCTTCGAGGACGCGGACGGCTGCCCGGATCCGGACAACGACCGCGACGGCATCCCGGACGCGGCGGATCAATGCCCGCTGGAGGCGGAGGTCATCAACGGCGTGAAGGACGACGACGGGTGTCCCGACAAGGGCGAGTCCAAGGTGCGCCTGGAGAGCTCGCGCATCGTCATCCTGGACAAGGTGTACTTCGCCACCGGCAAGGACGTCATCCTGCCCAGGTCCTTCGGGCTGTTGCAGCAGGTGGCGTCCATCCTCCGCACGCATCCGGAGCTGGAGCGCGTGCGCGTGGAGGGCCACACCGACAGCCAGGGCGATGACGCGAAGAACCTGGATCTGTCCCAGCGGCGCGCGAACAACGTGCGCGACTGGCTGATGAAGGGCGGCGTCTCCGGGACGCGCCTGGAGGCCGCGGGGTATGGGGAGACGAAGCCGGTGGACACCAATGACACGCCGCTCGGCCGGGAGAACAACCGGCGCGTGGAGTTCAACATCGTGAAGACCGCCGACACGGCGGAAGGGGTGACGCCGTGA
- a CDS encoding response regulator: MSPCVPRNLLIIDDEAVLCWVLGRFFVSAGYAVDSASDLDGALERVTHGHYDLVISDLRLSGTLSEEGLLIAERLREASPATRMVLLTAFATPELGRRARALGVDLVLSKPQPLPALAEHVSQLLSPR, from the coding sequence ATGTCCCCCTGCGTGCCCCGGAACCTGTTGATCATCGATGACGAAGCCGTGCTGTGCTGGGTGCTCGGCCGCTTCTTCGTCAGCGCGGGGTACGCGGTGGACTCGGCCTCCGACCTGGACGGGGCGCTGGAGCGGGTGACGCACGGGCACTACGACCTGGTCATCAGCGATCTGCGGCTGAGCGGGACGCTGTCGGAGGAGGGGCTGCTCATCGCGGAGCGCCTGAGGGAGGCGTCCCCCGCCACGCGCATGGTATTGCTGACGGCGTTCGCCACCCCGGAGCTGGGCCGCCGGGCCCGGGCGCTGGGGGTGGACCTGGTGCTGAGCAAGCCCCAGCCGCTGCCTGCCCTGGCCGAGCACGTCTCGCAGTTGCTGTCGCCGCGCTAA
- a CDS encoding response regulator transcription factor has product MHGKILLLDSKPPVRGATARHLTAAGFTVFTARTDAQARSQLDSNLFDAVIIDHPFGRPGMDEGLTFARELRLQDAIVPILLMTALPLDEVRQLAWASGVTKLLPKPQLMPVLILHLSALIPHAANEDELHPIPMRE; this is encoded by the coding sequence ATGCACGGGAAAATCCTCCTCCTCGATTCGAAGCCCCCGGTTCGTGGGGCGACGGCGCGCCACCTGACGGCCGCGGGCTTCACCGTCTTCACGGCCCGCACGGATGCGCAGGCGCGCAGTCAGTTGGACTCCAACCTGTTCGACGCGGTGATCATCGACCATCCGTTCGGCCGGCCCGGGATGGACGAAGGGCTGACGTTCGCGCGGGAGCTGCGGCTCCAGGACGCCATCGTCCCCATCCTGCTGATGACGGCCCTGCCCCTGGACGAGGTGCGCCAGCTTGCGTGGGCCAGCGGTGTCACCAAGCTGCTGCCCAAGCCGCAGCTGATGCCGGTGCTCATCCTCCACCTGTCCGCGCTCATCCCCCACGCGGCCAACGAGGATGAGCTGCACCCCATCCCCATGCGGGAGTGA
- a CDS encoding sigma-54-dependent transcriptional regulator yields MTRTRILLVDDEPGVRLGMKGYLTQHGFDVDEATSVAEAQEGFRSHRPDVAVIDYRLPDGTALELLPRLKEIDAAVPLVVLTGHGSIELAVQAVKEGAEQFLTKPVELAVLKVVLERLVSQRRERQRHAADRSRTARSQVDPFLGDSAAIRALRDQAERVRDSDSPVLVTGETGSGKSVLARWLHEGGVRKDAPFVDLNCAALSKDLLDSELFGHEKGAFTSAVAAKQGLLEVADRGTLFLDEIGDMDVAVQPKLLKVLEEKRFRRVGDVKDRRVDVRLVAATHQDLSLASREKRFRSDLYFRISTLILHVPALRERAEDVPVLARHFLAEMGGARGRGQVELEPDAEKALMAYGWPGNIRELRNVLERAVLLSGASRLSRGDLRFESVPHEEPLGEDLTLEELERRHIERVMAREGGHVERAATKLGISRSSLYAKLKGWQHRGS; encoded by the coding sequence ATGACCCGCACCCGCATCCTGCTCGTGGACGACGAGCCCGGCGTCCGCCTGGGCATGAAGGGCTACCTCACCCAGCACGGGTTCGACGTGGATGAGGCCACCAGCGTGGCCGAGGCCCAGGAGGGCTTCCGCTCCCACCGGCCCGACGTGGCCGTCATCGACTACCGGCTGCCGGACGGCACCGCGCTGGAGCTGCTGCCCCGGCTCAAGGAGATTGACGCGGCGGTGCCCCTGGTGGTGCTCACCGGCCACGGCTCCATCGAGCTGGCGGTCCAGGCCGTGAAGGAGGGCGCCGAACAGTTCCTCACGAAGCCCGTGGAGCTGGCGGTGCTCAAGGTCGTGCTGGAGCGGCTGGTGTCCCAGCGCCGCGAGCGCCAGCGCCACGCCGCGGACCGCTCGCGCACGGCGCGCTCCCAGGTGGATCCCTTCCTGGGTGACAGCGCCGCCATCCGGGCCCTGCGCGACCAGGCGGAGCGCGTGCGCGACAGCGACAGCCCGGTGCTCGTCACCGGTGAGACGGGCAGCGGCAAGAGCGTGCTCGCGCGCTGGCTGCACGAAGGGGGCGTGCGCAAGGACGCGCCCTTCGTGGACCTCAACTGCGCCGCGCTGTCCAAGGACCTGCTGGACTCGGAGCTGTTCGGCCATGAGAAGGGCGCCTTCACCAGCGCGGTGGCCGCCAAGCAGGGCCTGCTGGAGGTGGCGGACCGGGGCACCCTGTTCCTGGATGAGATTGGCGACATGGACGTGGCCGTCCAGCCCAAGCTGCTCAAGGTGCTGGAGGAGAAGCGCTTCCGGCGCGTGGGCGACGTGAAGGATCGGCGCGTGGACGTGCGGCTGGTGGCCGCCACGCACCAGGACCTGTCCCTGGCCTCGCGCGAGAAGCGCTTCCGCAGCGACCTGTACTTCCGCATCAGCACCCTCATCCTCCACGTCCCCGCCCTGCGCGAGCGCGCCGAGGACGTGCCGGTGCTCGCCCGCCACTTCCTCGCGGAGATGGGCGGCGCGCGCGGCCGGGGCCAGGTGGAGCTGGAGCCCGACGCGGAGAAGGCCCTGATGGCGTACGGCTGGCCGGGCAACATCCGGGAGCTGAGGAACGTGCTGGAGCGCGCCGTGCTCCTGTCCGGGGCCAGCCGCCTGTCCCGGGGCGACCTGAGATTCGAGTCCGTCCCACACGAGGAGCCCCTGGGCGAGGATCTCACCCTGGAGGAGCTGGAGCGCCGCCACATCGAGCGGGTGATGGCGCGCGAGGGCGGCCACGTGGAGCGCGCGGCGACGAAGCTGGGCATCTCCCGCAGCTCGCTCTACGCGAAGCTCAAGGGCTGGCAGCACCGGGGCTCCTGA